The Acidicapsa ligni DNA window TTGCACTCGGCTGTCTCTTTGCCTGGGGTGTCTTCTGCTTTTCGTCGAACCCCTCTTCTGTCTCCGCCGCGGTCAATGAAATCTCCCCGCCAGCCTACTCCCTTGTCTACGACAAGGATGGCGATCTCGCCCCGCCGATGCAGTACCGCCAGTGGGTCTATCTCACCAGCGGTCTGGACATGAGCTACACGCCGAAAGCTGACAGCAGCATGTCGATGTTCGACAACGTCTTTGTAAATCCAGAGGCGTGGAACAGTTTTCAGACGACCGGCACCTGGCCCGACAAGACGGTGCTGGTGCTAGAGGTCCGCGGGGCTCAATCGAAGGGCTCCATCAATAAGAGCGGCCATTTCCAGAGTGGAGATCTCATGGGAATGGAGATTCACGTGAAAGACGAATCCCGTTTTCCCGGCAAGTGGGCTTTCTTCGATGTCGCCAGCCCGACAAAGGCTACGCTCATTCCCGAGAAAGCGTCCTGCTATACCTGCCATAAGGACCACGCAGCCGTAGACACAACATTCGTTCAGTTCTACCCGACACTACTGCCCATCGCGCAGAAAAAGGCCACGCTAAGCGCCCCCTATCGGAAAGAAGTTTCTCCCGAGACACCCAATAAGGCAGACGCCAAATAGCGGCGTCTATAACCTAGTGCGCGAACCGCAACACGGATGAGTCAACGCTCTGCAGCAGAATGTACAGGTAGCAGGCCGCACTCAACAAGGGTGGAAGCCACAAGGCTGCATGCTTCCGCACCAGATAATTGATTACCTTCATGTTAGGCGTCTTGTGGGGTGGAAAAGCCTTGCGATCATGCCGCGAGGCTTTTCGCGCCGCATCGAGGCTGAGTTCCGTCTTGAGGAGCGCAAAATTGGCCGTGTTGTGAAAGCGAAGTAATCCACGCAGCAGATGATCGGTGTCAATCCAGTATTCGCGGTCATAATCTGCCTCAAGCAGAGCGCAGGCAATCGCTTTTCTGGCCACGTGATCCAGATCCGGATGACCATCGTGATTCGGCGCAACCTGGGAAGGCGATGCAGGCAGTCCGGAGAGCCAGCGCAGGTAAAACGCATTGTCTTTCAGATGCCCAATCCGCACCGCGCGCGAATTTTCCTCCACACTGATGCCAGAGAGGAGATCCGCGACAGTAACTGTCATCTCCCGACGACGTTGCGCCTCATGACGAGCAAAATACAATGCCCGACGAGCCTCTTCGGTGTAGCGCTGCACAACGATCTCGGCTGTGTTGTTTGCCGATGTTTTCCCCGGTCCGATGAGTCCCATTTGCCCCGTCTCCTTCAGCTCTCTACTAGTCTTGCGTATATAAAAGTAGGTCGATCGATGGACGTTAACAATCACACGATAGCGCTGTCAACTTCCACCTATGGGTCACAGAAACGAAGAACCAAATCGGGTAGAAGTTCAGTCAGTTTCCCAATCTGGATCGCATCTGCAATTCACAAAATGGCGGCGATAGAGCAACGGGCGGCGGCAATGCGAATCTATCATTAACCGAAATTCGTCCATTAGAACCAGCGAGAGATTGCCTGTTGTAATCTGATTCTTCAATATTGTTTGCAATATCTAGCGATTGAGGAATCCCATACATGCATCTGCGCTCAACAGCTATACCGGTTTTATTTACTGTTTCGATGGCCTTCATCGCAGCGCCGCTCGGTGCGCAAACTTCTGCCCAGCCTCTGCCGGCCGCACCTGCGCATATTTTCGGCTATACCGACTTCACCGCGCAGGCTAAAATCGACGCGGATTTCCTCGCTGTTCCCGATGCCAGACTTGCCGGACAGCATCTCAAGACGCTCACCGCCGAGCCGCACATCGCCAGTTCCAAAGAGGACTATAAGACTGCCGAGTACGTCGCCGCCAGGTTCAAAGAAGCTGGTCTTGAAACCGAGATTGTGCCCTATCGCGTGTTGTTGAATCAGCCGCGAAAAGTCAGCTTTGAGGCCAGGTCAGACGATGGCAAACTGCTCTCCAGCGGACCCACGAGAGAGCATGTCAGCAACGATCCGTTTCAGGATGACCCTCGCGTGGTGATGCCTTTCAATGGCTCATCCGGTTCAGGAGATGTGACTGGAGAGGTCGTCTACGCCAACTACGGACGTCTCGAAGACTTCGATAAACTGGCCGAGCAGCACATCGATCTCCACGGCAAAATCGTCCTGGTTCGATATGGAGTGAACTTTCGCGGGGTGAAGGTCTACATCGCGGAGCAGCGCGGTGCCAAAGGCGTCCTCATCTATTCCGACCCGATGGACGATGGCTACTTCAAGGGCGACATGTACCCCAATGGACCCTGGCGTCCAGAGACAGGCGTGCAGCGCGGGAGCGTTCAGTATCTGTTCAAATATCCTGGCGATCCGCAGACCCCGGGCGTTGCCTCCACGGTCTCTCTGCCAGACTCGGCGCGGCTTGACCCACTCAAGACCGGCAACCAGCCCAGCATCATTTCCGTGCCGATCAGCTACCACGACGCCGCGCCTATTCTTGAAGCACTCAAAGGCCCCAGCGTTCCCGCAGGATGGCAGGGAGCGTTGAGCTTTCACTACCATCTTGGCGGAACTGGAGTGAGCATCCACCTGGTTTCTGACCAGGACTATAAAGTCCGCACCATCTGGGATGTGATCGGCAAAATTCCGGGTACGGATAACTCCGACGACTGGGTCGTTGCCGGGAATCACCGCGATGCATGGGTTTATGGAGCCGTCGATCCGAACAGCGGCACTGCGTCCATGCTGGAAGCAGTTCACGGCCTCGGCGTTCTGCTCAAGCAGGGTTGGAAGCCGAAACGCACCATCGTTATCGGTAGCTGGGATGCGGAAGAAGAAGGCCTCATTGGTTCGACGGAGTGGGTCGAGGAGCATGCCAAAGTTCTCGAACACGCCGTCGCTTACTTCAATGTGGACGTAGCTGTCGCCGGGCCGGATTTTGGTGCGGAAGCCGTGCCGTCGCTCAAGCAGTTCATTCGCGAAATCACCCACGAAGTTCCCAGCCCCAAAGGCGGCACGGTATACGACCAATGGAAACTTGAATCAGGCCATCAGCCAGGCGATGTCAACACAGGGCACGTTACCCGCTCCCACGCACCGGCTGAAGATGTCCGCGTCGGCGATCTAGGCTCCGGCTCGGATTACACACCGTTCCTGCAGCATGTCGGTGTTCCTTCGACGGATATCGGTTCGCATGGCGATTACGGCGTCTACCATTCGGTCTTCGACAACTACGCCTGGTATGTCCAGAATGCCGATCCCACCTTTGTCTATCTCCAGGAGATGGCTCGCATTCAAGGCCTTGAGATTCTTCACATGGCTGACGCCGACGTGCTGCCATACGACTACGTCACTTACGGCAAAGAAATCGTCTCCTATCTTCAGTCGGTGGAGCACATTCCCGGGGCAACGCTTGATTTTGCCGCCGCCGAAGCCGCTGCTGCCGGTTTCGTGCAAGCAGCTGAAGCTGTTCGCACGCGCCAATCGGCTCCGGGAATCGATGCGACCCAGCTCAATCGCCAATTACGCGCGACCGAGGCGGCCTTTATATCGGAGGCTGGTCTGCC harbors:
- a CDS encoding M28 family metallopeptidase, which codes for MHLRSTAIPVLFTVSMAFIAAPLGAQTSAQPLPAAPAHIFGYTDFTAQAKIDADFLAVPDARLAGQHLKTLTAEPHIASSKEDYKTAEYVAARFKEAGLETEIVPYRVLLNQPRKVSFEARSDDGKLLSSGPTREHVSNDPFQDDPRVVMPFNGSSGSGDVTGEVVYANYGRLEDFDKLAEQHIDLHGKIVLVRYGVNFRGVKVYIAEQRGAKGVLIYSDPMDDGYFKGDMYPNGPWRPETGVQRGSVQYLFKYPGDPQTPGVASTVSLPDSARLDPLKTGNQPSIISVPISYHDAAPILEALKGPSVPAGWQGALSFHYHLGGTGVSIHLVSDQDYKVRTIWDVIGKIPGTDNSDDWVVAGNHRDAWVYGAVDPNSGTASMLEAVHGLGVLLKQGWKPKRTIVIGSWDAEEEGLIGSTEWVEEHAKVLEHAVAYFNVDVAVAGPDFGAEAVPSLKQFIREITHEVPSPKGGTVYDQWKLESGHQPGDVNTGHVTRSHAPAEDVRVGDLGSGSDYTPFLQHVGVPSTDIGSHGDYGVYHSVFDNYAWYVQNADPTFVYLQEMARIQGLEILHMADADVLPYDYVTYGKEIVSYLQSVEHIPGATLDFAAAEAAAAGFVQAAEAVRTRQSAPGIDATQLNRQLRATEAAFISEAGLPNRSWYKHTIYAPGEYTGYAAVVIPGVTESIEAKRLTVASQQLEILTQALNRATQTLNTQQ
- a CDS encoding cytochrome P460 family protein, translating into MPNSRAGILTFGGLALGCLFAWGVFCFSSNPSSVSAAVNEISPPAYSLVYDKDGDLAPPMQYRQWVYLTSGLDMSYTPKADSSMSMFDNVFVNPEAWNSFQTTGTWPDKTVLVLEVRGAQSKGSINKSGHFQSGDLMGMEIHVKDESRFPGKWAFFDVASPTKATLIPEKASCYTCHKDHAAVDTTFVQFYPTLLPIAQKKATLSAPYRKEVSPETPNKADAK